A window of Sulfurovum riftiae contains these coding sequences:
- a CDS encoding divergent polysaccharide deacetylase family protein, with the protein MAPRSKNSKTSATKKRSSSVKSTPKKQTKPKSKKRTVSKKKKQGSSKKGLLLSLVIFVMVSLVAFGYYLGQNESSSPSKAERKMVSHQKTADKKTSNVFSRVKTKHPKKEAVASPVVKHTQKQEPKKAKDETALAYRTKKPKLVIIIDDVSNAKQLQWILTLGIPVTPSIFPPSALSMKSHTLARGLKHYMIHLPMESGSAQFNKQYKTLKTSFSKAQMESRMKEIRRLFPTARYINNHTGSVFTNDYKAMNTLYGIMKKEGFVFIDSRTIGSTKVKKIAHAHGDAYVARDIFIDNRHSIPYIHQQLRKAVNIARKKGYAIAIGHPHRITMKALASAKDIFKDVELVYIDQIYQKR; encoded by the coding sequence ATGGCACCTCGATCTAAGAACAGCAAAACTTCAGCAACAAAGAAACGCTCCTCTTCCGTTAAAAGCACTCCCAAAAAACAGACAAAACCGAAAAGCAAAAAAAGAACGGTCAGTAAAAAAAAGAAACAGGGCAGTTCGAAAAAAGGCCTGTTACTCTCTCTGGTTATTTTTGTGATGGTCTCATTGGTGGCATTCGGGTATTATCTGGGACAGAATGAGAGCAGCTCTCCTTCCAAAGCAGAGAGAAAAATGGTTTCTCATCAAAAAACGGCTGATAAAAAAACCTCGAATGTCTTTTCCAGAGTAAAGACGAAACATCCCAAAAAAGAGGCAGTGGCTTCCCCTGTTGTGAAACACACGCAAAAGCAGGAGCCCAAAAAAGCGAAAGATGAGACAGCTCTGGCCTACCGTACCAAAAAACCGAAGCTAGTGATCATTATCGATGATGTTTCCAATGCAAAACAGCTTCAATGGATACTGACGCTTGGCATACCTGTGACCCCTTCTATCTTTCCCCCTTCGGCACTCTCTATGAAAAGCCACACTTTGGCCCGGGGTCTGAAACACTACATGATACACCTTCCCATGGAATCGGGGAGTGCACAGTTCAACAAACAGTACAAAACACTCAAGACCTCTTTTTCCAAAGCACAGATGGAAAGCCGTATGAAAGAGATACGCAGGCTGTTTCCCACAGCACGCTATATCAACAACCATACAGGCTCGGTCTTTACGAACGACTACAAGGCGATGAATACGCTTTACGGCATTATGAAGAAAGAGGGTTTTGTCTTCATTGACAGCCGGACGATCGGTTCTACAAAGGTAAAAAAGATCGCACATGCACACGGAGATGCTTATGTGGCAAGAGATATCTTCATTGACAATAGACATTCTATTCCCTACATACATCAACAGTTGAGAAAAGCAGTGAATATCGCCAGGAAAAAGGGGTATGCCATTGCCATAGGACATCCGCACAGGATCACGATGAAGGCACTTGCTTCTGCGAAGGATATCTTCAAGGATGTAGAGTTGGTCTACATAGACCAGATCTATCAGAAACGGTGA
- a CDS encoding glycoside hydrolase family 3 protein: MKKIFLTVTVMALTTLWAGTSLEQKIGQMLMVGFHGTSAEKGSRICQDIRKYHIGAVILFDYNPVNKSKPKNIASRKQLKRLTSQLQKCSYDGKLLIAVDQEGGKVQRLKSKYGFFGKFPKASSVIRMDQRHIRSTYLKMAKELKSVGINYDLAPVVDLDINQKNHVIHGLGRSYGKDPKVVARYASTFIDAMHHYGVLTSLKHFPGHGSSVGDTHKGFVDVTNLWKKVELEPYRLLNRKADTVMVAHVFNKRLDARYPASLSGKTVNGLLRKKLGFNGVVITDDLQMGAISKKYGLRNTLKLAINAGDDMLIFGNQLDPKHTVSTKKLVETVKSLIKSGEVNEKSIEYAYRRIQRLKKKL; encoded by the coding sequence ATGAAAAAGATATTTTTAACGGTTACGGTCATGGCTCTAACAACATTGTGGGCCGGTACCTCTTTGGAGCAGAAGATAGGACAGATGCTGATGGTCGGATTTCACGGTACGAGTGCGGAAAAGGGCAGCCGAATCTGCCAGGATATACGTAAGTACCATATTGGAGCGGTGATCCTGTTCGACTACAATCCGGTGAACAAGAGCAAACCCAAGAACATAGCAAGCCGTAAACAGCTGAAGAGACTCACTTCGCAGCTTCAGAAATGCTCCTATGACGGGAAACTTCTGATCGCAGTGGACCAGGAGGGTGGAAAGGTACAGCGCCTGAAGAGCAAGTACGGTTTTTTCGGCAAGTTCCCCAAAGCCTCTTCGGTCATCAGGATGGATCAGCGTCATATCAGAAGTACCTACCTGAAGATGGCGAAAGAGTTGAAGTCAGTAGGTATCAACTACGATCTGGCACCGGTGGTCGATCTGGATATCAATCAGAAGAACCATGTCATTCATGGCCTGGGGCGTTCATACGGGAAAGACCCCAAAGTGGTCGCCCGTTATGCCAGTACCTTCATCGATGCGATGCACCATTACGGTGTCCTTACCTCACTGAAACATTTTCCGGGACACGGTTCTTCGGTAGGAGATACGCATAAAGGCTTCGTCGATGTGACAAACCTCTGGAAAAAGGTGGAACTCGAACCCTACAGGCTGCTGAACAGAAAAGCCGATACGGTAATGGTCGCCCATGTCTTCAACAAAAGACTCGATGCCAGGTATCCGGCAAGCCTTTCCGGAAAAACCGTGAACGGTCTTCTGAGAAAGAAGCTCGGTTTCAACGGTGTAGTGATCACCGATGATCTTCAGATGGGGGCTATCAGTAAGAAATACGGTTTGAGAAATACATTGAAACTGGCGATCAATGCAGGGGACGATATGCTGATCTTTGGAAATCAGCTTGACCCGAAACATACGGTCAGTACCAAAAAGCTGGTAGAGACAGTGAAGTCGCTGATCAAGAGCGGTGAGGTGAACGAGAAGAGTATCGAGTATGCCTACCGGCGTATACAGAGACTGAAGAAAAAGCTTTGA
- a CDS encoding YchJ family protein, translating into MAKLSPNAPCPCGSGKKYKKCCLVYHKGALAPDALALMKSRYAAYAADLPDYIIKTTHPDNPDFTADVQTWRESIRLFTQQTEFLHLKIIDFRENGEEAYVAFAATLSSGELKEKSRFLKVSGKWLYVDGEFETQAASAL; encoded by the coding sequence ATGGCAAAACTCTCACCCAATGCGCCCTGCCCATGCGGCTCCGGGAAGAAATACAAGAAATGCTGTCTTGTGTACCACAAAGGCGCCCTTGCCCCCGATGCACTGGCCCTTATGAAGTCACGCTACGCTGCCTACGCTGCCGATCTGCCTGACTATATCATCAAAACGACGCATCCGGACAACCCTGACTTTACGGCCGATGTCCAAACATGGCGTGAGAGTATCAGACTCTTCACACAGCAGACAGAATTCCTGCATCTGAAGATCATTGATTTCCGGGAAAATGGGGAAGAGGCCTATGTGGCCTTTGCTGCCACACTCTCATCGGGCGAGCTTAAAGAGAAAAGCCGTTTCCTGAAAGTCTCGGGGAAATGGCTCTATGTGGACGGGGAGTTCGAGACTCAGGCCGCTTCCGCCTTATAG
- a CDS encoding NfeD family protein, which yields MVEFLTQYITWWHWIILGILFIIIEMGTGTFITLGFGIAAIIVGLLDLIIGMNFLLQTILWILLSVSIIAVLFKYFKKQPTVSSSGQSDQGLDTLGTVTEDIMAHQRGRVRFDHPVLGNTEWHATSEQSITTGERVTIKEVNGQLIKVTPVK from the coding sequence GTGGTTGAATTCCTGACACAATACATCACCTGGTGGCACTGGATCATACTGGGTATCCTCTTCATCATCATAGAGATGGGGACAGGCACATTCATTACACTGGGCTTTGGTATCGCTGCTATCATCGTCGGCCTGTTGGACCTGATCATCGGTATGAATTTTCTGCTACAGACCATTCTGTGGATCCTGCTTTCAGTCTCCATCATCGCTGTTCTCTTCAAGTATTTCAAAAAACAGCCCACTGTCTCCAGTTCAGGACAGTCCGACCAGGGGCTGGATACGCTGGGTACGGTCACAGAGGACATCATGGCACACCAAAGAGGCAGGGTACGTTTCGATCATCCTGTCCTGGGCAATACAGAATGGCATGCCACTTCTGAACAAAGCATCACTACAGGTGAGCGGGTTACCATTAAAGA
- the ruvX gene encoding Holliday junction resolvase RuvX: MKTACIDVGLKRIGTAICLDGKIVVPQDAILRKNRNQAARDVAAFLKEWEIEQLVVGLPKGGSSEEEMERRIRHFVSLLELEIPVLYQDEQGSSFEAKEMTMGQFRHKKDGKIDSIAAKIILERYLSSL, translated from the coding sequence ATGAAAACTGCATGCATAGATGTCGGACTCAAACGTATCGGTACAGCCATCTGCCTGGACGGGAAGATCGTGGTACCCCAGGATGCCATCCTCAGAAAGAACCGGAACCAGGCGGCACGGGATGTAGCTGCCTTTTTGAAAGAATGGGAGATCGAACAGCTTGTGGTCGGCCTTCCCAAAGGGGGCTCCAGCGAAGAGGAGATGGAGCGGCGCATCAGACATTTCGTCTCTCTCCTCGAACTGGAGATCCCTGTGCTCTACCAGGACGAGCAGGGAAGCAGCTTCGAGGCAAAAGAGATGACCATGGGTCAGTTCCGTCACAAAAAAGACGGGAAGATAGACTCCATTGCCGCCAAGATCATCCTTGAGCGCTATCTCTCCTCTCTCTGA
- a CDS encoding response regulator → MNKRTLSISVLLCTFVYGAESAASDSIEGFWIWIALFALALIGILILFISSLQTRKIEQIHKEIFERQLEMEKNQTMLLSNMSENIYGMVNQALKKEERQESRKEPSMSLVRREPELSAFDGIENIEDRLLTVTNDLIEFLRLKSDKIEIVNETFNLNNVLNEISGYICNKYKGKEVDLIFDINNNVPRLLIGDSLHLGQVINSILEHMMERLESGELKLEISMYSTYEESIELEFQFHDTGEGITEEALESLFNPYYDERSSTYRGLGLFVSSELVKMMKGELSAQSQLGKGTSFTLTVPLEIHDRQNKRMYRLPEKVLTGKKVFIVDDNYNAALAIKKTFAYFRHEVRVLSKEAFLKNMPNLMPYDIVVLHESLFNQRLVDYLNKLKLGKELKVIALNSLLRVDEEQFSNDLIDVYLYTPLNQERIFEMIVGMYDISVESIGEGNPEKENALEIYKSHIQETKDITQSSFAAFRDKHILIVEDNVINQKVLSSLLVPGGVKISLANNGQEAVDMIKEKKMQFDLVLMDINMPILDGYAATEMIRLDPKYDTLPIVAFTALVLDSEIEKMYSCGINAFLSKPLNIGKLYTALSMFLLEGEKAAEAEVVAAQEEKQITLRGLDVKHGIAHANNSKVLYMEVLSEFIAAYGKSDILFKKLVNEHRYEQIKMLCIDMRGLTGTIGAHDMLELVNKIHQAILYKNQATLPDFIHRYHSEITALNSSIEEYLSLSGYKAEAA, encoded by the coding sequence ATGAATAAAAGAACACTAAGCATCTCTGTTCTGTTATGTACCTTTGTGTACGGTGCAGAGAGTGCGGCATCGGACAGTATAGAAGGATTTTGGATCTGGATAGCGCTTTTTGCATTGGCCCTGATAGGCATTCTGATACTCTTCATCTCATCCCTGCAGACCAGAAAGATAGAGCAGATACATAAAGAGATCTTTGAGAGACAGCTTGAGATGGAGAAGAACCAGACGATGCTTCTGAGCAATATGAGCGAGAATATCTACGGTATGGTGAACCAGGCGTTGAAAAAAGAGGAGAGGCAAGAGAGCAGGAAAGAGCCATCTATGAGCCTGGTAAGACGGGAACCGGAGCTTTCCGCATTCGATGGTATTGAAAATATAGAAGACAGACTGCTTACCGTCACCAACGATCTCATAGAATTCCTTCGGCTCAAATCGGACAAGATCGAGATCGTCAATGAAACATTCAACCTGAACAATGTGCTCAATGAGATATCCGGGTATATCTGCAACAAGTACAAAGGCAAAGAGGTCGACCTGATCTTCGATATCAACAACAATGTTCCACGGCTCCTCATAGGAGATTCCCTGCATCTGGGGCAGGTGATCAACAGTATTCTTGAGCATATGATGGAGAGACTTGAGAGCGGCGAATTGAAACTTGAGATCAGCATGTACAGTACCTATGAAGAAAGTATCGAGCTGGAATTCCAGTTCCACGATACAGGTGAAGGGATCACCGAAGAGGCACTTGAATCCCTTTTCAATCCCTATTATGATGAACGGAGCAGCACTTACCGCGGGCTGGGCCTTTTTGTTTCCAGTGAACTTGTCAAGATGATGAAGGGTGAGCTGAGTGCGCAGAGTCAGCTTGGCAAGGGTACCTCCTTCACATTGACGGTTCCCCTGGAGATCCATGATCGTCAGAACAAGCGTATGTACAGACTGCCGGAGAAAGTGCTTACAGGCAAGAAGGTCTTTATTGTGGATGATAACTACAATGCGGCATTGGCGATCAAAAAGACATTCGCCTACTTCAGGCATGAGGTCAGGGTACTTTCAAAAGAGGCCTTTCTGAAAAATATGCCCAACCTGATGCCCTATGACATCGTGGTGCTGCATGAGAGCCTTTTCAATCAGCGTCTGGTGGATTATCTCAACAAGCTGAAGCTCGGAAAGGAGCTGAAGGTCATTGCACTCAATTCACTGCTGCGTGTGGACGAGGAACAGTTCAGTAATGATCTGATAGATGTCTATCTCTATACGCCGCTGAATCAGGAGCGCATCTTCGAGATGATCGTCGGGATGTACGATATCAGTGTGGAGAGTATCGGGGAGGGGAACCCAGAGAAAGAGAATGCGCTGGAGATATACAAGTCCCATATTCAGGAGACAAAAGATATTACGCAGAGCAGTTTTGCAGCCTTCAGGGACAAACATATACTGATCGTAGAGGACAATGTCATCAACCAGAAAGTGCTTTCAAGTCTGCTGGTCCCCGGAGGTGTGAAGATCTCCCTGGCGAACAACGGTCAGGAGGCGGTCGACATGATCAAAGAGAAGAAAATGCAGTTCGACCTGGTGCTGATGGATATCAATATGCCCATACTTGACGGATATGCCGCTACAGAGATGATCCGTCTGGACCCGAAATATGACACCCTGCCCATTGTGGCTTTCACGGCACTGGTGCTTGACAGTGAGATCGAGAAGATGTACAGCTGCGGGATCAATGCTTTCCTTTCCAAACCGCTCAATATCGGTAAACTCTATACGGCATTGTCGATGTTCCTCCTGGAAGGTGAAAAGGCAGCCGAAGCAGAAGTGGTGGCAGCACAGGAAGAGAAACAGATAACGCTCAGAGGGTTGGATGTCAAGCACGGTATTGCCCATGCGAACAACAGTAAAGTACTCTATATGGAAGTCTTGAGCGAATTTATTGCTGCCTACGGTAAAAGTGACATTCTCTTCAAAAAGCTGGTCAATGAACACCGCTATGAGCAGATCAAGATGCTTTGTATCGATATGCGCGGGCTTACCGGGACCATCGGAGCCCATGACATGCTGGAGCTTGTCAACAAGATACACCAGGCCATTCTCTACAAGAACCAGGCCACGCTTCCTGACTTCATTCACCGTTACCACAGTGAGATCACGGCACTCAACAGCTCCATAGAGGAGTATCTGTCTCTCTCTGGCTATAAGGCGGAAGCGGCCTGA
- the ilvC gene encoding ketol-acid reductoisomerase yields MSTLNVYYDKDCDINIIKSKTVAMIGFGSQGHAHAENLRDSGVNVVIGLREGGSSWKKAEAKGFEVLTVAAATAKADVVMILLPDENQAEIYENEIAPNLKSGATIAFGHGFNIHYGRIQPAKDINVTMIAPKAPGHTVRSEFVRGGGIPDLIAVGQNPSGTTKELALSYASAIGGGRTAIIETTFKDETETDLFGEQAVLCGGTAALVQAGFETLTEAGYAPELAYFECLHELKLIVDLMFEGGIADMRYSISNTAEYGDYVSGKRVINEESKKAMKEILKEIQDGRFAKDFILEGQAGYPRMNAERNNDKEMLITKTGNKLRAMMPWISANKIVNQDEN; encoded by the coding sequence ATGTCGACTTTAAACGTATATTATGACAAAGACTGTGATATCAATATCATCAAATCAAAAACAGTAGCAATGATCGGTTTCGGATCTCAGGGACACGCACATGCAGAGAACCTCAGAGACTCAGGTGTGAATGTTGTTATCGGTCTTAGAGAGGGCGGAAGCTCCTGGAAAAAAGCGGAAGCAAAAGGTTTTGAAGTACTTACTGTTGCAGCAGCGACTGCAAAAGCCGATGTAGTGATGATCCTTCTCCCGGATGAGAATCAGGCCGAAATCTATGAGAACGAGATCGCTCCAAACCTGAAGTCAGGTGCTACGATCGCATTTGGTCACGGGTTTAACATTCATTACGGAAGAATCCAGCCGGCAAAAGACATTAACGTAACTATGATCGCACCAAAAGCACCGGGACACACAGTACGTTCTGAGTTTGTAAGAGGCGGCGGTATTCCTGACCTTATCGCAGTAGGGCAGAACCCGAGCGGTACGACAAAAGAGCTTGCGCTTTCTTATGCTTCTGCGATCGGCGGCGGTAGAACAGCGATCATCGAGACAACGTTCAAAGATGAGACCGAGACAGACCTTTTCGGGGAGCAGGCAGTTCTTTGCGGTGGTACGGCAGCATTGGTACAGGCTGGTTTCGAAACATTGACAGAAGCGGGTTACGCTCCTGAACTTGCATACTTCGAGTGTCTTCACGAGCTTAAGCTTATCGTTGACCTTATGTTCGAGGGCGGGATCGCGGACATGAGATACTCTATCTCCAATACGGCTGAGTATGGTGACTATGTTTCCGGTAAACGTGTTATCAACGAAGAGTCCAAAAAAGCGATGAAAGAGATCCTCAAAGAGATACAGGATGGTAGATTTGCAAAAGATTTCATTCTTGAAGGCCAGGCAGGATACCCAAGAATGAATGCTGAAAGAAACAATGACAAAGAGATGCTGATCACTAAAACAGGTAACAAGCTTAGAGCAATGATGCCGTGGATCAGTGCCAACAAAATCGTCAATCAAGACGAAAACTAA
- a CDS encoding MFS transporter, protein MPEICFQSESMQTQQNKMLQFSLLLLATLGVMSGITIVASLPNISKEFTEIPDIEFLSKLMLTIPSIIIALFAPFAGWVVDRYGRLKPLYTGFFLFIVGGSSGLYLENFYAILAGRAVLGVAVALLMTSSTALIADYFDEEQRHRFMSLQGMTIGLGGIVFITLGGFLAQLHWSYPFAIYLIPLLFLPILYRNLYEPKASSHPVKEGEVPEALWPVYLTAFFSMVIFYMMPTQLPFLIINELGGEPLSVGLVISTAMLFNAFTSRQYAKVKKRFSFLHIYMFTFIFFGIGLFIISKASSIGDIYFSTLFIGMGFGLILVNTNAWFLSKVHASKRGRASGILASSFFLGQFASPLLFKPVVDGYGIRGLFFFISIVSLMIVLVIFAKLLWSRKKI, encoded by the coding sequence ATGCCTGAAATCTGTTTTCAAAGTGAATCTATGCAGACCCAGCAGAACAAAATGCTTCAATTCTCACTCCTACTTCTTGCGACGTTGGGAGTGATGTCCGGTATTACCATTGTGGCCTCTCTGCCCAATATAAGTAAAGAGTTCACCGAGATACCCGACATAGAGTTTCTTTCCAAGCTCATGCTGACCATTCCCTCCATCATCATCGCACTCTTTGCACCGTTCGCCGGATGGGTCGTGGACCGGTACGGAAGGCTCAAGCCGCTCTATACCGGGTTTTTTCTCTTCATTGTCGGAGGCAGTTCGGGGCTCTATCTGGAGAATTTCTATGCCATTCTGGCCGGAAGGGCAGTACTTGGCGTTGCCGTTGCACTGCTGATGACCAGCTCTACGGCACTCATAGCGGACTATTTTGACGAGGAGCAGCGACACAGGTTCATGTCTCTTCAGGGAATGACCATCGGACTGGGTGGTATTGTTTTCATTACGTTAGGTGGGTTTCTGGCACAGCTGCACTGGAGTTATCCCTTTGCCATCTATCTGATCCCGTTGCTGTTTCTGCCGATACTCTACAGGAATCTCTACGAGCCAAAGGCAAGCAGCCATCCGGTCAAGGAGGGAGAGGTACCGGAGGCTTTGTGGCCGGTCTATCTGACGGCATTCTTCAGTATGGTCATCTTCTATATGATGCCTACACAGCTTCCCTTTCTCATTATCAATGAACTGGGAGGAGAGCCGCTCTCGGTAGGATTGGTCATTTCAACGGCCATGCTCTTCAATGCATTTACCTCAAGGCAGTATGCCAAGGTGAAAAAACGGTTCAGTTTTCTGCATATCTATATGTTCACCTTCATCTTTTTCGGGATAGGACTTTTCATTATTTCCAAAGCATCGAGCATTGGCGATATCTATTTCAGTACCCTTTTCATCGGCATGGGTTTCGGACTGATCCTTGTCAATACCAATGCATGGTTCCTCTCCAAGGTTCATGCGAGCAAACGGGGCAGGGCTTCAGGCATACTTGCTTCAAGTTTCTTTCTGGGGCAGTTCGCATCACCGCTGCTCTTCAAACCTGTGGTTGACGGATACGGTATACGGGGATTGTTCTTTTTTATTTCGATCGTTTCTCTGATGATCGTACTTGTGATCTTTGCAAAACTCTTATGGTCACGTAAAAAAATATAG
- a CDS encoding TlpA family protein disulfide reductase, with protein MKNILLSALMLFALSSFSQAAGSQPVMKITDIKGVTHQITGTEEGFKIKGLEGKIVFLEFFGHKCPPCLASIPHLIKLQKKYKDKLAIVSIEVQGMSETQLKQFVKEKGMNYIIVSNSKAGNFTNYISQRAQWTGSIPFMVALDKKGNVQFVQAGMLPEASLEELIRQLDAIK; from the coding sequence ATGAAAAACATACTACTATCCGCACTGATGCTCTTCGCACTCTCTTCATTTTCACAGGCTGCCGGTAGTCAACCGGTAATGAAGATCACCGATATCAAAGGGGTTACCCATCAGATCACCGGTACGGAAGAGGGCTTCAAGATCAAAGGGCTTGAAGGCAAGATCGTATTTTTGGAATTTTTCGGTCATAAATGTCCACCCTGTCTTGCATCGATCCCACATCTGATCAAGCTGCAGAAAAAGTACAAAGACAAACTCGCGATCGTCTCCATTGAGGTACAGGGAATGAGTGAAACGCAGCTCAAGCAGTTCGTGAAAGAGAAAGGGATGAATTATATCATTGTCTCCAATTCCAAGGCCGGCAACTTCACCAACTACATTTCCCAGAGAGCTCAATGGACAGGAAGCATTCCGTTCATGGTCGCACTGGACAAAAAAGGAAATGTCCAGTTCGTCCAGGCGGGTATGCTTCCGGAAGCCTCTCTCGAAGAACTCATCAGACAGCTTGACGCTATCAAATAA
- a CDS encoding DNA-processing protein DprA, whose product MSAKVTDHIASLEAMKKYPSELFYKGDLSLLERPKVSIVGTRRPMNYTREYTYRIAKTLAQRGVCVVSGAAMGVDGIAHEGAGADNTIAVVANGLDIRYPVVHNALIASIEEKGLVLSQFNEGFRTTGWSFVVRNELVVALGDMLVVTEAELDSGSMRSVEFALKMGREIFVLPHRLGESSGTNMLLKEGKATAITDVETFASRFGTAVEQKVQKDDFFYFCQTMPTFEQTVEKFGERVYEAELEGLICVENGRIRLQ is encoded by the coding sequence ATGAGTGCAAAAGTGACTGATCATATTGCTTCACTTGAAGCAATGAAGAAATACCCCTCAGAACTTTTCTACAAAGGCGATCTGTCCCTTCTTGAGCGTCCCAAGGTCTCCATCGTGGGGACACGGCGTCCCATGAACTATACACGGGAATACACGTACAGGATCGCAAAAACGTTGGCACAGAGAGGTGTCTGTGTGGTAAGCGGAGCTGCCATGGGCGTGGACGGCATCGCACATGAGGGTGCAGGTGCTGACAATACCATAGCGGTGGTCGCCAACGGGCTGGATATCCGCTATCCGGTCGTACACAATGCACTCATAGCTTCCATAGAGGAAAAGGGGCTGGTACTGAGCCAGTTCAATGAGGGGTTCCGGACCACCGGCTGGAGCTTTGTAGTACGTAATGAACTGGTGGTAGCACTCGGAGATATGCTCGTTGTCACGGAAGCGGAACTCGACAGTGGTTCGATGCGTTCGGTAGAGTTTGCCCTGAAGATGGGCAGGGAGATCTTTGTGCTGCCTCACAGACTTGGTGAGAGCAGCGGAACGAATATGCTGCTGAAAGAGGGGAAGGCTACGGCCATTACCGATGTAGAGACATTTGCTTCCCGTTTCGGTACTGCTGTAGAGCAGAAGGTGCAAAAAGATGATTTCTTCTACTTCTGCCAGACCATGCCGACCTTCGAGCAGACGGTGGAAAAGTTTGGAGAACGTGTCTATGAAGCGGAGCTTGAGGGGCTCATCTGTGTTGAGAACGGGCGTATCAGACTGCAGTGA